The proteins below come from a single Balaenoptera acutorostrata chromosome 2, mBalAcu1.1, whole genome shotgun sequence genomic window:
- the LOC130707125 gene encoding uncharacterized protein LOC130707125 translates to MQSDGRGCDSSLPLKSLPTCFDHVTDRQKPKQVEYCRKYEMSLKPPRTGEGGSPQSRQGILRTGSVFSRVGAEAGTGKGELGSRKVDPEEPPVGGRDPARPPRARAPPAGARSPGEEEQGGARCSPRRRAVTEFDTRKGCWSLARTPDPSQMETLSPSEPGGILSGISPRPCLLAHLTEAAFITLRQGRFQMERGSRVQNKFMQ, encoded by the exons ATGCAATCCGATGGCAGAGGATGTGATTCTTCATTGCCCTTGAAGTCACTTCCAACCTGTTTTGACCATGTGACTGACAGACAAAAACCCAAACAGGTTGAGTATTGCAGAAAATATGAAATGAGCCTGAAGCCG CCAAGGACTGGAGAAGGAGGGAGTCCCCAGTCCCGGCAGGGCATCCTGCGAACAGGTTCAGTGTTCAGCAGGGTCGGTGCTGAAGCAGGGACGGGCAAGGGGGAGCTGGGCTCCAGGAAGGTGGACCCGGAAGAGCCGCCAGTGGGCGGCAGGGACCCGGCCCGGCCCCCGCGCGCCCGGGCTCCCCCCGCGGGGGCTCGGAGCCCCggagaggaggagcagggaggggcgCGGTGCTCTCCCCGGCGGCGAGCTGTCACGGAATTTGACACCCGGAAAGGCTGCTGGTCCCTGGCCAGGACTCCTGATCCTTCTCAAATGGAAACACTTTCTCCCAGTGAACCTGGCGGAATTCTCAGTGGCATCTCACCTCGGCCTTGCCTCCTGGCGCATTTAACAGAGGCCGCATTTATCACTTTGAGACAAGGAAGGTTCCAAATGGAGCGGGGCTCTCGGGTGCAGAACAAG